One genomic window of Glycine soja cultivar W05 chromosome 9, ASM419377v2, whole genome shotgun sequence includes the following:
- the LOC114425930 gene encoding riboflavin biosynthesis protein PYRR, chloroplastic-like, whose product MALSCLTLTANPSSVICKCKVSLPTAPHALDATYIRRAAHLADKSAGFTSPHPNFGCVIVSPSGKVSGEGYLYAQGTTAAEVQAVASAAELCRGATAYLNLEPSDCHGDHSAVSALLQGGVKRVVIGMRHPLQHLRGNAVRALRNQGLHVDLLGEDLTSNLIEDAQKECLLVNAPLICRASLRVPFSVLKYAMTLDGKIAATTGHASWISCKQSRNLVFELRGRSDAVIVGGNTVRRDNPRLTARHGGGHMPMRIVMTQTLDLPEEANLWDMSEVSTIVVTQRGARRSFQKLLASKGVEVVEFDILNPREVMEYFHDCGYLSILWECGGTLAASAISSGVIHKVYAFVAPKIIGGKNAPSPVGDLGMVEMSQALNLIDVCYEQVGPDMLISGFLQPLPDMVPVIPSLNETFVVDPTVSPYESRIIFFYKTWDPYGVLSNYSPHPIQMPDENGDCVTWMSVEHYYQAHKFIRVDDPLAQDCVERIKSAISPEEAARIGRSMQEQKPYLIRSDWDNIKIDVMYRALKCKFSIYPQLNSMLLSTAGSVLVEASPHDLFWGRGRDGEGLNYLGKLLMKLRSEFLGESSSSSETPSLTV is encoded by the exons ATGGCACTGTCGTGTCTCACTCTCACTGCCAACCCTTCTTCCGTTATCTGCAAATGCAAAGTGTCCCTCCCCACCGCCCCCCACGCGCTCGACGCCACCTACATCCGACGCGCTGCCCACCTCGCCGACAAATCCGCCGGCTTCACCTCCCCCCACCCCAACTTCGGCTGCGTCATCGTTTCCCCCTCCGGCAAAGTCTCCGGCGAGGGCTACCTCTACGCCCAGGGCACCACTGCCGCCGAGGTCCAGGCCGTCGCCTCCGCCGCCGAACTCTGCCGCGGGGCCACCGCCTACCTCAACCTGGAGCCCAGCGACTGCCATGGCGACCACAGCGCCGTGTCTGCTCTGCTCCAG GGAGGGGTCAAAAGGGTTGTGATTGGAATGAGGCATCCCCTGCAACATCTCCGTGGCAATGCTGTCCGTGCACTCAGAAACCAAGGACTGCATGTTGATCTTCTTGGAGAGGATCTCACTAGTAATCTCATTGAG GATGCACAGAAAGAGTGTCTTCTTGTCAATGCACCTTTGATTTGTAGAGCTTCTTTGCGTGTTCCGTTTTCTGTTCTTAAGTATGCCATGACCCTTGATG GAAAAATTGCTGCTACCACTGGCCATGCATCATGGATAAGCTGCAAGCAGTCTAGAAATCTAGTTTTTGAGTTAAGAGGCAGAAGCGATGCTGTTATTGTGGGAGGAAATACAGTTCGAAGGGACA ATCCAAGACTAACTGCCAGACATGGAGGGGGGCATATGCCAATGCGCATTGTAATGACCCAGACTCTTGATCTTCCGGAGGAAGCAAACCTGTGGGATATGTCTGAGGTTTCTACCATAGTTGTAACACAAAGGGGTGCAAGGAGGAGTTTCCAGAAGCTGCTTGCATCAAAAGGAGTTGAGGTTGTGGAGTTTGACATATTGAATCCCCGAGAAGTAATGGAGTATTTCCATGATTGTGGTTATCTTTCAATTTTATGGGAATGCGGAGGAACATTGGCTGCATCTGCTATTTCATCTGGAGTAATTCACAAG GTTTATGCTTTTGTTGCTCCTAAAATTATTGGTGGAAAGAATGCACCATCTCCTGTGGGTGATCTTGGGATGGTTGAGATGTCACAGGCTTTAAATCTAATTGATGTTTGCTATGAGCAG GTTGGGCCCGACATGCTTATTAGTGGATTTCTTCAGCCCTTACCAGACATGGTACCTGTAATCCCATCACTCaatgaaacttttgttgttgaTCCCACTGTCTCACCATATGAGTCAAGgatcatatttttctataaaacatGGGATCCTTACGGTGTGTTGTCAAATTACTCTCCTCATCCCATTCAAATGCCTGATGAAAATGGTGATTGTGTGACTTGGATGAGTGTTGAGCATTACTACCAG GCTCACAAGTTTATTCGGGTGGATGATCCTTTGGCACAAGATTGTGTTGAAAGGATTAAATCTGCAATAAGTCCAGAAGAAGCTGCAAGAATAGGAAGGTCAATGCAAGAGCAGAAACCTTATCTG ATAAGGTCTGACTGGGACAACATAAAGATCGATGTCATGTACAGGGCACTGAAATGCAAGTTCTCAATCTACCCGCAATTGAATTCTATGCTGCTATCTACTGCTGGTTCTGTTCTAGTTGAGGCTTCACCACATGATCTGTTTTGGGGTAGAGGCCGAGACGGAGAAGGCTTAAATTATCTTGGAAAACTGTTGATGAAATTGAGATCAGAGTTTCTTGGGGAGTCTTCATCATCAAGTGAGACCCCTAGTTTAActgtataa
- the LOC114425159 gene encoding basic leucine zipper and W2 domain-containing protein 2-like produces MSSKERPTLGGTRIKTRKRNIAAPLDPAAFSDAVVQIYLDNAGDLELIAKSIESSDLNFSRYGDTFFEVVFTGGRTQPGTTKPDEGDRHPYSIIECEPKREVILPSVIYIQKILRRRPFLIKNLENVMRKFLQSLELFEENERKKLAIFTALAFSQKLSGLPPETVFQPLLKDNLVAKGLVLSFMTDFFKEYLIDNSLDDLISILKRGKVEENLLDIFPPTKRSNEAFSEHFTKEGLVALVEYNEKKNFEVKLKEMKSSLTAQLTEEADTSEVIETVKLRVRDAKLPDIEVVRILWDVLMDAVQWSGKNQQQNANAALRQVKTWAELLNTFCTTGKLELELMYKVQMQCYEDAKLMKLFPEIVRSLYDQDVLAEDTILHWFRKGTNSKGRQTFVKALEPFVNWLEEAEEEE; encoded by the exons ATGAG ctcGAAGGAGAGACCCACTCTTGG TGGCACGCGGATTAAGACCCGCAAACGGAATATTGCTGCACCGCTGGACCCTGCAGCATTCTCGGATGCAGTGGTCCAGATTTATTTGGATAATGCTGGTGATCTG GAACTTATTGCTAAGAGCATTGAATCTTCAGACCTTAACTTTTCAAGATACGGCGATACCTtttttgag GTTGTTTTCACTGGGGGTCGTACACAACCTGGAACTACCAAGCCTGATGAGGGGGACCGCCATCCATACTCTATAATAGAGTGTGAGCCTAAGCGGGAAGTCATTTTACCATCTGTAATCTACATACAAAAGATTTTGCGGCGAAGGCCATTTCTTATCAAGAATCTTGAAAATGTCATGCGGAAATTCCTTCAGTCCTTGGAGCTTTTCGAGGAAAATGAGAGGAAAAAGTTGGCAATCTTCACAGCACTTGCTTTTTCCCAGAAGCTGTCTGGTCTCCCACCAGAAACTGTGTTCCAACCACTTCTTAAAGATAACCTTGTGGCCAAAGGGCTAGTTCTGTCATTTATGACTGACTTCTTTAAGGAGTATCTGATTGACAACAGTCTTGATGATCTTATTTCAATTCTAAAACGGGGTAAAGTAGAGGAGAATCTTTTGGACATTTTCCCCCCTACAAAAAGATCTAATGAAGCCTTCTCTGAGCATTTCAC CAAGGAAGGACTGGTGGCCTTGGTGGAgtataatgaaaagaaaaattttgagGTGAAACTTAAGGAAATGAAGTCTTCTTTAACAGCACAGTTAACAGAGGAGGCTGATACATCTGAAGTCATTGAGACTGTGAAGCTGCGAGTTAGAGATGCTAAATTGCCGGACATTGAGGTGGTGCGGATCTTGTGGGATGTTTTAATGGATGCTGTTCAGTGGTCTGGAAAAAATCAGCAACAGAATGCCAATGCAGCCCTTCGTCAG GTAAAAACTTGGGCAGAATTGTTGAATACATTCTGCACCACTGGGAAACTTGAGCTGGAACTGATGTACAAAGTACAGATGCAATGCTATGAGGATGCTAAACTGATGAAGCTGTTCCCTGAGATTGTTAGATCTCTTTATGACCAGGATGTGCTGGCTGAAGATACCATTCTTCATTGGTTCCGAAAAGGAACAAACTCCAAGGGCAG GCAAACCTTTGTGAAGGCGCTCGAACCCTTTGTTAATTGGCTGGAGGAGGCTGAAGAGGAGGAGTAA